One segment of Agromyces albus DNA contains the following:
- a CDS encoding phage holin family protein, whose amino-acid sequence MRFIVKVIVVAFALWLTTFIVAGVNVVPYEDTTIATVLTYLLIALIFGLVNAIVGTFIRVIAFPLYVLTLGLISFIVNGLLLLLVAWISDLMGFGLVIEGFWWGVLGALVMGIVSWLIGLIVRPSSSSSD is encoded by the coding sequence ATGCGGTTCATCGTCAAGGTCATCGTCGTCGCATTCGCCCTGTGGCTCACGACGTTCATCGTCGCGGGCGTGAACGTGGTGCCCTATGAGGACACCACCATCGCCACGGTGCTCACGTACCTGCTGATCGCGCTCATCTTCGGGCTCGTCAATGCCATCGTGGGCACGTTCATCAGGGTCATCGCATTCCCGCTCTACGTGCTCACGCTCGGCCTGATCTCCTTCATCGTGAACGGCCTGCTGCTCCTGCTCGTCGCGTGGATCAGCGACCTCATGGGCTTCGGGCTCGTCATCGAAGGCTTCTGGTGGGGCGTGCTCGGCGCGCTCGTGATGGGCATCGTCAGCTGGCTCATCGGCCTCATCGTTCGGCCGTCGTCGTCGTCGAGCGACTGA